From Juglans regia cultivar Chandler chromosome 6, Walnut 2.0, whole genome shotgun sequence, the proteins below share one genomic window:
- the LOC118348689 gene encoding disease resistance-like protein DSC1, with translation MSTSSSMAFQLGASSSLSFSSSSIRRWTHDVFLSFRGEDVRQNFISHLYHALHQRGINTYIDNNLERGEEISSELSKAIEGSMISIIVLSKNYAESRWCLDELLKILECKEMVKQIILPLFYDVDPSEVRHQKGSFGEAFAKLRYKLKDEVKVTKWEAALEKVANLSGLELGDRNESEFIQDIIKWVDSIMVNRTFLKVAKHPVGIESPVRDIFQHLNMGRNDIICMIGIFGTGGIGKTTISKEVYNRISYQFEGSCFLKNIRETSKVGGLIQLQKTLLYETLGISLECHDTEKGINVIRHRLCFKRVLLILDDVDDLVQLETLAGARDCWHAFEEDKPIEDYVELSKQGTNNVEGIEVSLPEGNDHDMIRLSPKSFAKMKRLRFFKSHGAYFSGRSLDYLSNKLRVLDWSNCPLQSLPSNFRGEKLFDFKLYRGRIQEISGQFKNLTRMRFFKCKFLTKISNLSSCSSLKELDIMDCENLVGVHDSVGFLDKLARLRLYQCSNMKSFPRRLKLRSLEVLTLLRCSKLQTFPEIECKMEYLCCISLFGTPIKELPSSIGYLTPALKELLLGQCTKLMHLPSTIHQLQNLKVIIRLNDCINGCCKDLMRLPISFSHSQHLTSLSIENFTNFAKEEIGLSFGYYIGLKNSLILTSSRTIKRSEPESSAELRRQLLSPLYWYLDDFSFYTSSTLQELDISWTAVVSLPPRMKICVELRILKLCHCEKLQEILHLPPNIQELYVRECFSLERFPEVSTKFQFSTSCGLRELRWIDLSGCHKLVANIGSQVPNPSFVEEHIQDHSCGIIFPGNKIPDWFSHTKEISNGDDSCELDISGPLYLEEIIGIVFCAVLGSDPDYPLGPFSGICVSINGNMLVEARFYLYGGSDHVYLNYSFPDCIEQLLRYPTEDNLRFRFYCDSYKVVFKSCGVHIIYKHEENVNLTVGECLVDSSNGIQLSKRRRDDEDSNLEFNGYPQHKRLSQDLGNSNAT, from the exons ATGAGcacttcttcttccatggcctttCAGTTAGgagcttcttcctctctctcattctcttcttcttccattcgtAGATGGACTCACGATGTATTCTTGAGTTTTAGAGGTGAGGATGTTCGCCAAAactttatttctcatctatacCATGCTTTGCATCAAAGGGGAATCAACACTTATATAGACAACAATCTCGAAAGAGGAGAGGAAATTTCGTCAGAACTTTCCAAAGCAATTGAAGGATCAATGATTTCTATCATTGTACTCTCTAAGAACTATGCAGAGTCTCGATGGTGTTTAGATGAGCTATTGAAGATCCTCGAGTGTAAGGAAATggtaaaacaaattattttacccTTGTTCTACGATGTAGATCCGTCAGAGGTACGACATCAAAAAGGGAGTTTTGGAGAAGCATTTGCCAAACTTAGATATAAGTTGAAGGATGAAGTAAAGGTCACAAAGTGGGAGGCAGCTTTGGAAAAAGTAGCCAATTTGTCCGGACTCGAATTAGGGGACAG GAATGAATCAGAGTTTATTCAAGACATCATTAAATGGGTGGATTCAATAATGGTAAATCGTACATTTCTTAAGGTTGCTAAGCATCCAGTTGGAATAGAGTCCCCCGTACGAGACAtttttcaacatttaaatatgggAAGGAATGATATTATATGCATGATAGGGATATTTGGAACCGGTGGAATTGGTAAGACAACTATTTCAAAAGAGGTCTATAACAGGATTTCTTACCAATTTGAAGGaagttgtttcttgaaaaacattagAGAAACTTCAAAAGTAGGAGGTCTGATCCAGCTACAAAAGACACTTCTTTATGAGACTTTGGGAATAAGTTTGGAATGTCATGATACTGAAAAAGGCATCAATGTAATTAGGCATAGACTTTGCTTTAAAAGAGTTCTCctaattcttgatgatgtggatgacTTGGTTCAACTAGAAACATTGGCTGGAGCTCGTGATTG TTGGCATGCTTTTGAGGAAGACAAACCTATTGAAGATTATGTGGAACTCTCTAAGCAA GGAACAAACAATGTGGAGGGGATAGAAGTGAGTCTGCCTGAGGGCAATGATCATGACATGATACGCTTGAGTCCCAAATCATTTGCAAAGATGAAAAGACTCAGATTTTTTAAAAGCCATGGTGCATACTTTTCTGGAAGATCACTTGATTatctttctaataaattaagAGTGCTTGATTGGTCAAATTGTCCTTTACAATCTTTGCCATCTAATTTCCGTGGAGAGAAGCTATTTGATTTCAAACTATATAGAGGCCGCATCCAGGAGATTAGCGGGCAATTTAAG AACTTGACgagaatgagatttttcaaGTGTAAGTTCTtaaccaaaatctcaaatctttcGAGTTGCTCAAGTTTAAAGGAATTGGATATTatggattgtgaaaatttagTCGGAGTTCATGATTCTGTTGGATTCCTAGATAAGCTTGCTCGTTTGCGTCTTTATCAATGCTCCAACATGAAGAGTTTTCCAAGGCGTCTCAAGTTGAGATCTCTAGAAGTCCTTACACTTCTTAGGTGCTCAAAACTTCAAACCTTTCCAGAAATCGAGTGTAAAATGGAATATTTATGTTGCATCTCATTATTCGGCACTCCAATAAAAGAATTGCCTTCATCCATTGGATACCTCACTCCTGcgcttaaagagttacttttgggacaatgcaccaaacttatgCATCTCCCTAGTACTATTCATCAATTGCAAAATCTAAAGGTGATAATTCGTCTCAATGACTGTATTAATGGATGCTGCAAGGACCTGATGCGTCTCCCAATCAGCTTTTCTCACTCGCAACATCTAACGAGTCTTTCTAtagaaaattttacaaattttgcaaaagaagaaatagGTTTATCCTTTGGGTACTACATTGGGCTTAAAAATTCACTGATCCTAACTTCATCCAGAACGATTAAGAGGTCTGAACCAGAATCAAGTGCTGAATTACGACGACAACTCTTGTCGCCGCTTTATTGGTATCTTGACGACTTCTCATTTTATACTTCATCCACTTTGCAAGAGTTAGATATATCTTGGACTGCAGTTGTCAGCCTTCCTCCGAGAATGAAAATATGTGTTGAATTGAGGATTCTCAAATTGTGCCATTGTgagaaacttcaagaaattctacatcttccaccaaatatacaaGAGCTATATGTCAGAGAGTGTTTCTCCTTGGAACGATTCCCAGAAGtatcaacaaaatttcaattCTCTACATCCTGTGGCTTGCGAGAGCTAAGATGGATTGACTTGTCCGGTTGCCATAAATTGGTAGCAAATATAGGGAGTCAAGTGCCAAATCCTTCATTTGTTGAG GAACATATTCAAGACCATTCATGTGGTATTATATTTCCAGGGAATAAGATTCCAGATTGGTTTAGCCATACTAAGGAGATTTCAAATGGTgatgattcttgtgaattggatATTAGTGGTCCCTTGTATTTGGAAGAGATCAtaggtattgttttttgtgctgTTCTTGGATCCGACCCGGATTACCCCTTGGGGCCCTTCTCCGGTATTTGTGTTTCTATAAATGGTAACATGCTTGTAGAAGCGAGGTTTTACTTATATGGAGGCTCGGATCATGTATATCTAAATTACTCGTTTCCAGATTGCATCGAGCAATTGCTGCGGTACCCAACAGAAGACAATctgaggtttagattttattgtGATTCTTATAAAGTGGTGTTTAAAAGTTGCGGAGTTCACATAATCTATAAGCATGAAGAGAATGTGAATTTAACAGTTGGGGAGTGCTTAGTAGATTCATCGAATGGTATCCAGCTTTCTAAGAGACGTCGAGATGATGAAGACAGCAACTTGGAATTCAATGGGTACCCACAACACAAGAGACTCTCTCAAGACTTGGGCAATTCAAATGCAACATAG